GAGCCCGAGGAGGTGGTTCAGCTCCGCCTGGGCATCCGCTACCTCGCCCTGATGACCAGGCGCTTCTCGAGCCTCGACCGAGCGCTGGCGGCGTGGAACGCCGGCCCGGTGGCGGTCGCCCGCGAGCTCGCCTCGTCGGGGACCGTCCCGGACCGCTGGCTCTCCTTCGCGCGGAAGGTCGCGCGGGAACGTCGCCACCTGCGCACCCATTTCGGGCAGGATGCGGCCACCAAGCTGGCCGTGGCGCCCGGATCCCCGGTCGCGCCGGAGTAGCCGGTCCCCTTCGAGCGTTCGTTCAACGATGTCCTTCGCCGTCACCGAGATCTTCTTTTCGCTCCAGGGCGAGTCCACCCGGATGGGTCGGCCCTGTGTGTTCATCCGCTTCACGGGCTGTGATCTCCGCTGCGGCTACTGCGACACCGCGTACGCCTTCCACGGCGGGACGAAGCGGAGCCGCGAGGAGATCCTGGCCGAGGTCGCCCGGCATCCCACCCGCTACGTCACCCTCACCGGCGGGGAGCCGCTGCTCCAGCGCGAGCTGCCCGCCCTCGCTCGGGACCTCCTGGAGCGGGGCTACGAGGTGGCGATCGAGACCCACGGCCAGAAGCGGTGGGACTCGCTGCCGGAGCAGGTGATCAAGATCGTGGACGTGAAGACGCCGGCCTCCGGCGAGTGCGCCACGGAGGAGCACCTCTCCTGGCTCCGGACCCTGGGGCCCCGCGACGAGCTGAAGTTCGTGATCGGCTCTCGCGAGGACTTCGACTGGTCGGCGGACGTCGTGCGGCGCCTCCAGCTCGAGGGCAAGCACGCGGCCCTCCTCTTCTCGCCCACCCACGGCCAGGTGGAGCTCTCCGAGCTCGCGGCGTGGATCCTCGAGTCGGGGCTGGACGTCCGGATGCAGATTCAGCTCCACAAGCTGATCTGGGGCACCGAAGCCCGCGGCGTCTGAACGCCCGAAGCTTGACGCGCCCGCTCGTTTCGGGGAGCCTGTCCGGAAGTTGGCGAAGTCCGTCGACGGAAGGCCCGGGCGGACCCGAGCGCCGTCCCCGCGGAAGGGCAATCCCTCCAGAGGATCCATGTTCTCCATCGATCCGATGCAGAAGCACATCGAGGCGAGCCCCGACCGCATCCTCTCCATCGTGGAGTCGATCAACTCGCCCTTCGTGGCGGTCCCCGGCCGCGAGTCCCAGGCGACCTCGGCCTTCATCGTCGGCCTGCGCAGCGCCGAGGGCCATCCGGGCCTCGTCGTCCACCTCTGGCTCTCCCAGGCGCGGGAGGCCGTGATCTACACGCCCGACGACGCGCAGGAGGCCCGCCGGGACTACCAGGGCGCGATGAACGCGGCCCTCGAGTTCTGCGAGTCCATGGGCTTCATGATGGAGGACGTCCCGTTTCGCGAGCTGACGCCCGAAGCGCAGTGGGAGATCCTCGGGAACCTGCCGCCCTTCCAGCGGGATCCCGCGCCGTCGCGCCTCGCCGGGAGCTCGATGCTCCAGCCGGTGACGGCGGGCCCCTCGATGAACTCCCCCTTCATCACTTCCGCGACCCCCGGGCCCGAGCTCTTCCTGGAGGAGCTGGTGGAGCCGCTGGACGAGGCGCCCCTCGCGCCGGTCGACGTCTCGAAGCTCGCCCGGCTGCTCGCCAGCTTCTAGTGCCCACGATGCCGAAGCTCTTCCTTCTCGCCGCCGCCTCTCTCCTGCTCGCCGCAACGGGCTGCCGTACGATCTCCGACAAGGATCGGAAGCTGGCGGCGTCCCACCTCGACATCGCGCAGCAGTCCGTGGCCGGAGGCGATCCCCGGGCCGCCCTCGCCGAGGTCGAGAAGGCGGTGGCCCTCGATCCCACCGACCCCAAGAGCCACAACCTCTACGCGCTCCTGCTCCACATCTACTTCGCCGAGGGCGACCGCGCGATCCTCGAGTACCGAAAGGCGATCGAGCTCGACCGCGACTACACCGAGGCCAAGGTGAACCTGAGCGCGGTGTACATGGCCACCGGTCGGTGCGCCGACGCGATCCCGCTCCTCGAGGAGGCCCGCCGCGACCTGCTCTTCCGCGAGCCCTACCTGGTCGAGAACAACCTGGGCTGGTGCCGGTACAAGCTGGGCGACGTCGACGGCGCGCTCCGGCACCTGCGCGCCGCGGTCTCCGTGAACCCCGGCTTCTGCCTCGGCTACCGCAACCTGGGCGAGATCATGGAGGAGCAGGGCCGGGTCGACGAAGCCCTCCGCTTCGTGGAGCGCTACGGAAAGTCCTGCCCCGAGGTGGCCGACGCGGATTTCCGCCGCGGTCTGCTCCTCCTCGAGAAGGGCCAGGATTCCGAGGCCCGCCTCGCGTTCCTCTCCTGTAAGGAGAAGGCGAAGGACGACGAGCTCGCCGTCGAGTGCGCGGGTCATGCGGAGAGGATCCCAGGGGGCTGAGACGATGGAGAGCTTCGGCCGCTACCTGGTGCAGCAGCGTGAGCTGCGTGGAATGTCGCCCGGCGACGTGATCCGGGTGACGAAGCTCTCCCCCTCCGCCATCGAGGCCCTCGAGAACGATCGCTTCGACCGGCTGCCTGGGCGCACCTTCGTGGTCGGCTACCTGCGCGCCTACGCCGCCTGTGTCGGCCTGAACCCCGACGAGGTGGTGCTTCGCTACGAGGAGCACGCGAGCCGGCTTCCGCCGCCGGAGGACACCGGCGTCCCGCGGCTCACGCTCAAGGGCGCCGCGGGCCCGATGCCCATCCGCTTTGTCTTCCTCGGCGCCGCCGTGGTGCTCATCGCCCTGGCGGCCTACCTGCTCTTTGTCGTGAAGGCCGCGGGGTGAACGAGCGGAGCTCGGAGGCGATCGTCCTCGGCTCGGTCGACTACGGCGAGTCCGACCGGATCGTGACCTTCCTCACCCGGGATCGGGGCAGGCTCTCCGCCTTCGCCGCCGGGGCGCGCAAGTCCAAGAGGCGTTTCGCCGGGGTGCTCGAGCCCTTCACCCGGCTCGAGGTGCGCCTCCAGGAGCGGCGGGGGGAGCTGCTCTTCCTCGCTTCGTGCAGCTTGCACGACGGCCACGCCGGCCTGCGCGAGGACCTGGGCCGGATCGCCCACGCCGGCCACGCCGCCGAGCTCTGCCGAGAGCTCTGCCGCGATCGCGAGCCCCACGAGGAGCTCTTCGACCTGCTCGCCGTCTACCTGCGTGCCCTCTGCGGCGAGCCCGCGCGACCCGAGGACCTGCTCGCGTTCGAGCTCGCGGCGCTCCGGCATGCGGGTGTGTCGCCTCGGTTCACGGATTGTGCGCTATGCGGAGCTGGGGCCGACGGCGGCGCGCTCTTCGATCCGGCACACGGCGGCATCGTCTGTGGCGCGTGTGCGGGGCAGGCACAGCCCGGCTCGATCCGGGCCGACGCGCAGACGCTAGAGGCGGTTCGCGCGCTCCAGGCAGCGGGTCCGTTCGCCGGTGTCGCCGTCGATGATCCGCGGACGAGGCGGGCGGCCAGCGGCCTGGTGCGAAGCTTCACGCGAGAGATCGTCGGAAAGCCGCTCCGCTCCCTCGACTTCCTCGCGCAGGTGGGGCTCGAGGCGTAGCGTGGTGCGCGCTTAGAGCTTCAGCCGGACGAAGATCGCCTCGGGGATCGACCGGATGATCGCCATGATCGCCCACCAGAAACGCGGCAGGTAGACCTCTCCGCGGCCCCGCATGATCGCCCGATAGATGCCCTTGCCCACCACGGCGGGGCCCACGAAGAGCGGCCCCTTTGGCACGTGGGCCGTCATCGGCGTGTCGACGAAGCCGGGCTTCACCGTCACCAGCGAGACCCCGGCGGCGTGGAGGCGGTTGCGCATGCCGCTCGCGAACGCGGTGAGCGCCGCCTTGGCCGAGCCGTAGACGTAGTTGCTCTGCCTGCCGCGATCGCCCGCCACCGAGGAGATCACCGCGATCGCCCCGTAGCGCCTTGCCTCGAAGCGGTTGGCGAGGTGGGTGAGGAGCGAGGCCGCCGAGACGAAGTTCGTGCGCAGCGCCGCCTCGGCGACGGTGAAATCCGAGGCGCAGGCGGCCTGATCGGGGAGGGTGCCGTGGGCGACGAGGGCGGTGTCGAGGCCGCCGAGGCGCTCCTCGGCGCGGTCGATGAGCCCTCCATGCCCGTCGATGTGGTCGAGGTCGAAGACCTCGTGCTCCACCTGGGAGGCGCCGCGGACGCGGAGGTCGGACGCGACCGCCTCGAGGCGCTCGGCGTTTCGGCCCACGAGGAAGAGCCGGGCCCCCTTGGAGGCGAAGAGCCTCGCCGTCTCCTGCGCGATGGCGGAGGTGGCGCCGAAGATCACGATGCGTCTCATGGGGAGAGTCGTCCGTTCGCGCCGTCGACCCGGCGCCAGAAGCTGGAGGAGAAGCGAGGATCCACGAAGCGTGAGAACTCGTCCAGCTTTGGGAACGAGCGGCGGAAGGTCTCGCCCGACATCCGGGCGTCCTTTGCGGGATAGATCGCGCCGCCGGACTCGCGGACGAGGGCGTCGAGGCGGTCGAGGAGGGCGAAGACCTTCTCGCCCCGGTTGCGGAAGTCGATGGCGAGGGTGGCGCCGGGTCTCGGGAAGGAGAGGAGCCCAGGCGAGGCCTTGGAGCCGAAGGTCTTGAAGACCACCAGCGGCGAGCCCTCCCGCGAGCGGGCGATCTCGGCCAGGATCGGCCGCGCGGCCTCGGGCGGCACCACGCACTGCCACTGGAGGAAGCCGCGCCTTCCATAGACGCGGTTCCAGCGCAGCACCTTGTCGAGCGGGTAGAAGAAGGGCTCGAACTCCGTGTTCGCCGACTTCACCTTGCGTAGCTGCTGGTTGTAGTAGGCGAAGTTGAACGCGCGCACGGTGAGCGGGTTCACCAGGAAGCCGGGGAAGTCGAAAGGGACGGTGAGCTTCCTCGGGCGGCGCACGGGCGGCGGCCCGTCCGGGAACGGCGCCGCGTGGTTGCCGCGGTGGTAGATCCCGCGCCCGAGGTGCTTCCCCGTGGCCAGGATGTCGATCCAGGCCACCGTGTAGACGTAGTCGCGCTCGGACTCGTCGTTGAGCGAGAAGAACTCGTCGAGGCCGCCGAAGCGGACGGTCTGCGCCTCGATGAAGGGGTTGTGGATCGGCCGGAGCTGGAACTCCGCCCAGGTGACGAGCCCGGTGAGCCCGAGGCCGCCGATGGTGGCCTGGAACCACTCCGCGTTCTGCTCGGGGCTGCAGACGAGGCGGGTGCCGTCGCTGCGGAGGAGCTCCAGCGAGCGGACGAAGCGCCCGAAGGTCCCGTCGGCGACGTGGTTCTTCCCGTGGACGTCGTTCGCGATGGCGCCGCCGACGGTCACGAATTTCGTGCCTGGTGTCACCGGCAGGAACCAGCCCGCCGGGACCACGAGGTCGAGGATCTCCGACAGGCTGACACCAGCCTCGCAGCGGATCACGCCGCCCGCGCGATCGAAGGAGATCAGTCGGGAGAGCCCGCGGGTGGCGAGGAGCGCGCCGCCGTCGTTCAGGCAGCTGTCGCCGTAGCTCCGCCCGAGACCATGCGGCAGGAGCGTCGCGTCGCTCGCGGGTAGCGAATCGCCGCGCCACTGCACGGGCAGCGCGCGCTGACTCGCCTTCGGAAATCGGCCCCAGGACTCGTGATCGGCCACGCGGGATCTATACCTTCAGTAGACGATCGCCACCACGGCGGCCATCCACACCGCCAGGTTCAGTACGAAGGGGGGATCGGTGATGAGCGCCTCCGTGGGGCTGCTGGCGCGGGTGGCGTGGGCCACCAGGCGGGTGAAGCGCCAGATCCCGAAGGCGGGAAAGGGGAGGGTGTAGGCGAGCAGGTAGCCGAACCGCCCCAGCGTGTCCGGCGCCACGGTGTAGAGGAAGTAGCTGACCACCGCGAGGGCGCCGGCGCCGGCGAGGGCGATGTCGAGGTTGGCGAGGGTGTACGCGCCCAGCGCCTTTCGGGTCGTCGCCGCGTCCCTGCCGCTCCCCTGGGCCGAGAGCAGCTCGTGCTTGCGCTTCCCGAAGCCGAGGAAGAGGGCGAGGGCGAAGGTGCAGAGGAAGATCCAGTTGCTCGGCGGCACCCCGATGGCGACGGTCCCGGCGAGCACGCGCAGGACGAAGCCCAGCGCGATCACGCACACGTCCACGTAGGCCAGCTTCTTCAGCCGCCACGAGTACGCGGCGTTCATCACCAGGTAGGCGAGCAGCACCCCGGCGAGCTCCGGGACGAGGAGCGCCGCCCCGGTGAGGGAGCCCAGCGCCAGCACCACGGACACCACCGCGGCGAGCGAGGCCGGGAGCTTTCCGCTGGCGATCGGCCGGTTGCGCTTCACCGGATGGCGCCTGTCGGCCTCCACGTCGAGGACGTCGTTGCCCAGGTACACGGCGGAGGCCATCAGCGAGTACAGGAAGAACGCAGCCACCGAGCGCAGCAAGAGGGCCGGCTCGAAGAGCTTGTGGGCGAAGACCAGGGGCGCGAAGAGGAAGCCGTTCTTCACCCACTGATGCGGCCGCATGCCGGCGCCGAGGTGGCGCAACACGCCCGCTCGGCGCGTCCCGACCTCAGCCGTCAGCAATGCCCGAGCCTCGCCCTGCGAATCCACGGGCGACTGTACGCTCGCTCCTTCGTCGACGCTCGGCATGCTCATGCCCGTGATCCTCCGCGCCCTGTCCGCCCCGGCAGTGCCGGGATCGCCGCTCCCGAATGGACCTTCCCGCCAGGGCGCTTCACCACTCCGGCAGTTTGGCCCGTCCGGTGCCCCGATTTCCACCCTCCTTCGCGCTTTACGGGGGAGGATCGGGCGCACCCGTTTCAGCCGACCAGAAGGGCGTCGAGAGCGCCGTCCTGGGAAAAGTCACGAAACGCGTGGGTGGCGCCGCAGGCCAGGAGCTGCGCCGGGCCGAACGAGCCGGTGCCCACGCCGATCGACTCGGCGCCCATCGCCCGCGCCGCCGCGATGTCCTTCGGCGTGTCGCCGATGATCACCACGCGGCACTCCGACAGCGGCACGCCGAGCTGCTCGGCGCCACGCTCGGCGCCACGGCGGATCAGCGCCGGCCGCTCCTCGTGATCGCAGCCGAAGCCGCCGAAGCGGAAGGCGTCGTGGATCCCCACGCGCTGGAGCTTCACCCGTGCGCCGTCCTTCACGTTGCCCGTGCCCAGGCCCACCGCGAAGCCGCTCCGCGAAGCGGCGGTCTCCACCGCCTCCCGCATCCCGTGGTGGAGGCGATACCAGGGCGCGACCGCCACCTCTTCCTCCAGCGTCGCGATGTAGACCGGAAGGAAGCCGTCGATGGTCGCCTCGTCCGCGGGGAGGCCGCTGCCCATGAGGGCCTGCCGGACAATCGCCCGGTCGGTCATCCCGTCGAAGGGGAAGCTGAACTCGCCCTTGCGGCCGAACGCCCGCTCGAACGCGCGCTCGATCGCCCGGCGGCCGCAGCCTCCGGTGCTCACCAGGGTTCCGTCGATGTCGAAGAGGAGAACGGTGTTGCGGTCGGGACGGGAACTACGCATCGAATCTCCATGCAGTCAGGCCGGACCCACGCTCCATCGGCAGGAGAGCGGAAGAGGACCTTTGCGACGTCGGCCATATCATGCTCGCTGGCAGACTTCAGCCGAGAGGAAGCTGATCGAGCACAGGCGGTGCTGCCAAGGGAAGGGCCTCTGCCCTCTGCACCTACAGCGCCGCCTCGAGGGGCCCCGCTCCTCTCGCGTGACCCTGGTCGCCGCCGCGTTCGCAACCTCCCACGCGTCCGGCTCCATTCCCCCGTTGATCATCGCGAGGGCCAGCCGCTTGGCCGCTGCTGAGACGTTGAGCCGACCTTGGCCTGCCAGGCCTCAATTTCCGGGGAGGGACGGGCGTGTTCTTCGCTTCGATGCGGGAGTTGGAGAGACGTGATCTAGGTGCCGGGACTGACTGCCGCCGATCACCAGACCTTCATTCCGCCATCGACGACGATGTCGATTCCGGTCACGTACGAACTGTCATCGGAGGCCAGGAAGAGAGCCACTTTCGCCACTTCCTCCGGCCGGCCCAGACGACCCAACAGCGTCTTGCCGAGCATGGAACTGGCCCACTCCGGGTCCTTCATCTGTTCGCGGATCTGGGGTGTCTCGATCAATCCAGGCGAAATCGAATTGGCGCGAATCCCATGCTCGCGGCCTTCCATGGCGAGCTGCCGGGTCATGCCGATGATGCCCGCCTTCGCCGTGGTGTGCGCAAGAGAGCCCAGGTTCTTGAAGCTCATCAGGGCGGTCAGCGAGGCGGTGTTCACGACCACCCCGTGGCTGGCCTTCAGATGAGGCCACGCAGCGCGCGTGAGGTAGAAGACCAGATCCACTTCATCCCGGCGATTGCGGTCCCACTCCTCGTCCGAGATGTCTTCGATCCAGTTGAAGGAGCCCTTGGCGGCGTTGTTGAAGAGCACGTCGATCCGGCCAAAATTTCGAATCGCAAAGTCGACCAGCTCCTGACAGTCGGCTGGCTCGCTCAGATGGCATGGCTGCAGGGACAACATCGTTCCACCGTCGGCGCGAACCGCCTCGACGGTGGCCTGAGCCGCGTCGACCTGGAGATCGCACCCGACGACCGAAGCGCCCTCGCGCGCGAACGTCAAGGCCGCTTCACGGCCCATGCCGCTACCGGTGCCCGTGATGATGCAGACCTTTCCTGAGAGCCGTTTCGACATCGGGCCTGCCCTCCTCGCGGCATTTGGAATCGATCAAGTGCTGATTGGCTCGATGGCCCGGTCCTCAACAGGTACGAGCAGACCCTGGCCACGAAAAGCAGGCGTCGCAAGCGCCGCGACGATTGCGCGAGCGGTTGATTTCCTTGCGACCGTGCGTGCCGATTCCCGCCACGTTTTGTCAAAGGAGTCCTAACCGAATGCAAATGGGTTGCGGCTGATGAAATTTGCATTTGTGTTGAGGATGGGGGAAGAGGGCCTTTGGACTGTTTCCCAAGGAACGAGATGAACCGCTCTGCTGCTGCCCTGGTGCTCGCCGCGTCCCTGATCCTGCCCGCCTGCATGTTGGGCGTCGCCGGAGGCAGGCCGCCGCGGCGCCCCGAGCCGCTCACGAGGAACGAGGCGGTCTCCCTGGGACAGTCCTGGTGCCGCCAGAGGGCCTACGACTGCCGATTGGTGGGCGCGAACCTCGTGAAGGGCCACGACCTCTGGAAGGTGAAATTCCACGCCTCCGACGACCCTCGGGGACGGCGCCACGAGGACGACCAGGGACGGCGCCACAAGGAGGGCAAGAAGCGAAACGTCCACCTCGAGTTCGATTCGTGGACGGGCGAGCTGCTCTCGGTGAAGGGGTAGGGGCCCGAGCGGGGACCCGTCGGGGCCCCTGCCGTCAGGGATTGAGCTGGGAAAGATCCGCAGCGCAACCGCTCCCCTTGTGTCTACCGCCCTCGTCTGAAGAGGAGAACGGTAGGTCGAATCGAACTCACGATCCGAAGAGGGCCGAGACGTATTCCTCCGGCTCGAAGGGCCGGAGGTCGGCCAGGGATTCCCCGATGCCGATCAGGCGGACGGGGATCTTCAGCTCGTCGCAGATCCCGATCACCACGCCGCCCTTCGCCGTGCCGTCGAGCTTCGTGAGCACGATCCCGGTCACGCCGAGGGCGTCGTGGAACTGGCGGGCCTGCTGGATCGCGTTCTGGCCCATGGTCGCGTCCAGCACGAGGAGCACCTCGTCCGGCGCGTCCGCGCGGGCCTTCCCGATCACGCGCTGGACCTTCTTGAGCTCTTCCATCAGCGAGGCCTTGGTGTGGAGCCGGCCCGCCGTGTCGCAGATCACCACGTCGAAGGACTCGCGCACGCCGCGCTGAACGGCGTCGAAGATCACCGAACCCGGGTCGCTGCCTTCCGCGCCCTTCACGATCGGCACCTGCGCGCGCTCCGCCCACACGTCGAGCTGCTCCGTGGCGGCGGCGCGGAAGGTATCGCCGGCGGCGAGGAGCACGCGCTTCCCGCGGGCCTCCAGTTTGGCCGCCAGCTTGCCGATGGTGGTCGTCTTCCCGGCGCCGTTCACGCCCACGACCATGATCACCCAGGGCTTCGTGTCGTCCATGGGCAGGCCGAGGCCGTCCAGGACGGGCCGGGTGTCTGCGGCATGGGCCTGGCCGAGGATCTCCGCCACGTCCTTTCGGATCGCCGCGCGCAGCTTGCCGGGGTTCGCGAGCTCCTTCTTCCGGAGACGCTCCTGCGCGCCCTCCACCAGGCGCATCGAGGTCTTCACCCCGATGTCCGCCGTGAAGAGAATCTCCTCCAGCTCGCCGATCGTCGCCTCGGAGACCTCCGCGGCCCCTCCGCCGAAGAGGCCCGCCAGCTTCGCCACGAAGCCGCCCTCGCGGGTGCGGGTGAGGCCCTCGATCAGCGTCCTCCCCGACTCCGCGGCGATTTTCTGGCGGCGCTCCTCCTCCTGGCGAAGGCGCTCCGCCTCGCGGCGGGCGTGCTCCTCCTCCAGAGCGCGCAGGCGCGCGGCCTCGGCCTCCGCGGCCTCCCGGGCCTTGCGCTCCTTCTCGAGGCGCTCCGCCTCCTTGCGCTCGCGGTACTCGGCCTTCTTGTGCTCCTCCTCCTCGGCCTTGCGCTTGCGGCGCTCCGCATCCGCCTCGGCTTCGGCCCGGTCCGCTTCGCGCTCGGCCTTGGCGAGCTCCTCCTCGCGGGCCTTTCTGGCCTCGGGCGTCAGCTCCGCGAGGCGCTTTGCGCGCTCCTCGCGCTCGGCGCGCTTGCGCTCGTCGTACTCGAGCTTGCGGCGGGCCTCCTGCTCCTTCGCCTCTGCCGCCTCTTCCTTCGCGTGGGCCTTTTCGGCCTTCTCCTCGGCGGCTTCCCGGCGCGAGCGCTCCTTCTTCAGCTGCTGCTCGAGCGTCGGGGGCTTTGGGGGAGCGGGGCGGAGCTCCTTGAGCTTCCGGCGCCTTCCCCGCAGGATCTTGAACGAGACGACCAGCAGGATGATCCCGAGGGCGACCAGGATCGCCCATCCGATGATCTCGCCCGTCGAAGGCTGGGTCACGTCTAGCTGCATGTTCGCGAGGTTCCTTGAATGGAGAGGCGTCCGGCCGGGCGCTCGCCCGAGCAAGGCCGCGGAGGATACCCGACCCGGCCGCTCCGAACGTCGGAAAGTGCTTGATGCCAGGGGCTTTTGTCGGGAAGCTGCCCGCGCAGGGAGCCTGTTTTTCGGTACGGCATGCCGTATCAGACGACCAGGCTGCGGAATCTCGGCGCGCCCGTCACCGGTTTGCGCCCTAGCGGAGGCATTTCTTGAAGCGAACCACCGGGCTCGGGATCGCGCTCTTCCTGATCACCCTGATCCTCGACTACGCCACCAAGGTGCTCTCCGAGGCGCACCTGGCCGAGGGGCCGATCACCATCGTGCCCGGCTGGGTCTGGCTCCGCCTCGCCTACAACCGCGGCGTCGCGTTCTCGATCATGGAGGGGATGCCCCACTGGATCCTGGGCGTCGGCGCCCTCGTCCTGATCTGCGTCGTGGTGTGGAGCCTTCGCGCCCTCGCTACGCGCCCCTCCGGCGCCGCAGCCCTGGGCCTCCTCGCCGCCGGCGGCATCGCCAACGCCATCGACCGCCTGCACGACGGCCAGGTCACCGACATGATCTCCGTGTGGCGCTGGCCGGTCTTCAACGTCGCCGACACCGCGATCACCATCGGCGTCGGGCTCCTCTTCTGGGCGTCCCGGAAGACCAAGGAAGCGCCCGAGGCCTCGCACGCGGCGTCGCCCGGCGCGATCCCTGCCGCCGCCGACACCGAGCTGCACCGCGAGCCCTGAGCGGCTCCTCGTTGCGCGGTCGTCGAATCGCAACATTCGCCGCCCGTCGTGTGTTATGCCTGCGGCGCCGAAGTCGTCCGGGCGGACGCCGGTGGGTGCAGGAAACGGCCCACGGGAGGCAAAGTCCGGGCTTCGCAGGGCAAGGTGCTGGCTAACGGCCAGGCGGGGCAACCCGACGGAAAGTGGCACAGAAAACATACCGCCGGTCCTTCCCGGGCCGGTAAGGGTGAAAAGGTGCGGTAAGAGCGCACCGCACCCCTGGTGACAGGGGTGGCAGGCTAAACCCCACCTGAAGCAAGGGCGAATAGGGAGGCGCCCTCCGAGAGGAGGGCAGGGGCTGCCCGTCCCGAGACCTCCGGGTACGCCCGCTCGAGCCTGTCGGCAACGGCAGGCCTAGACGAATGTCCGTCTACCGCCGCAAGGCGGGATCCAGAACCCGGCTTACAGGGCGACTTCGGCACTTTTCTCCTCTCACGACCCTGCGGGCTTGCCCCTGCAGCGGCCACCGGGCCGCGCCCGGGGCCTCGCGCGCGCTCTGCCGCACCGAAGTCGCTCCCCGACCGTCGGCCGCCGATTTGTGCTCTCGCATACGTCGTCGCCCTGAACGAGGCGCGCCGCTGCGTCCAGATCGGATTGTGAGCGGTGGGGTGATTCCCTACCTTCGCGCTCTCTCGGGCCGCTGAGTGGGATCGGTGCACCATCCTGATCAGGTGTCCCGAGGGATCTGCGCCATCTCCTCCGCCGCAACGCAAAAGCCGAGTCGTCGTCTCGACGCACGGTCGAGATCGAACCCACGAGGTCCCAACTCATGCTCAAGCACGTCTGCAGTTCAGTCGCTGCGCTCGCTCTTTGTTGTGCCTGGTCCCAGCCGGCATTTGCCGATCGCGACGATCCGGAGATCCATTATGGCGACTCCGCAACCGTCGGCGGCGCCAAGGTCCGGACCTACGTCGTGCTGATCAAGGACAAGGCGGCGATCGGCAACCACAAGGTCCCGGTCGAGCTCGGAATCGAGATCCCCGAATCGGCGCTCAGGAACTTGCCGTCGCAGGAGCGGATGTGGGTCCTCTACTTCCCGAACCAGGCGTGGAACATGAGGCTCCAATACATGATGCTCGACTGGAACCCGTCCGGGCACCCGCCGGAGATG
The Vulgatibacter incomptus DNA segment above includes these coding regions:
- a CDS encoding radical SAM protein, yielding MSFAVTEIFFSLQGESTRMGRPCVFIRFTGCDLRCGYCDTAYAFHGGTKRSREEILAEVARHPTRYVTLTGGEPLLQRELPALARDLLERGYEVAIETHGQKRWDSLPEQVIKIVDVKTPASGECATEEHLSWLRTLGPRDELKFVIGSREDFDWSADVVRRLQLEGKHAALLFSPTHGQVELSELAAWILESGLDVRMQIQLHKLIWGTEARGV
- a CDS encoding tetratricopeptide repeat protein produces the protein MPKLFLLAAASLLLAATGCRTISDKDRKLAASHLDIAQQSVAGGDPRAALAEVEKAVALDPTDPKSHNLYALLLHIYFAEGDRAILEYRKAIELDRDYTEAKVNLSAVYMATGRCADAIPLLEEARRDLLFREPYLVENNLGWCRYKLGDVDGALRHLRAAVSVNPGFCLGYRNLGEIMEEQGRVDEALRFVERYGKSCPEVADADFRRGLLLLEKGQDSEARLAFLSCKEKAKDDELAVECAGHAERIPGG
- a CDS encoding helix-turn-helix domain-containing protein, whose product is MESFGRYLVQQRELRGMSPGDVIRVTKLSPSAIEALENDRFDRLPGRTFVVGYLRAYAACVGLNPDEVVLRYEEHASRLPPPEDTGVPRLTLKGAAGPMPIRFVFLGAAVVLIALAAYLLFVVKAAG
- the recO gene encoding DNA repair protein RecO, which encodes MNERSSEAIVLGSVDYGESDRIVTFLTRDRGRLSAFAAGARKSKRRFAGVLEPFTRLEVRLQERRGELLFLASCSLHDGHAGLREDLGRIAHAGHAAELCRELCRDREPHEELFDLLAVYLRALCGEPARPEDLLAFELAALRHAGVSPRFTDCALCGAGADGGALFDPAHGGIVCGACAGQAQPGSIRADAQTLEAVRALQAAGPFAGVAVDDPRTRRAASGLVRSFTREIVGKPLRSLDFLAQVGLEA
- a CDS encoding SDR family oxidoreductase produces the protein MRRIVIFGATSAIAQETARLFASKGARLFLVGRNAERLEAVASDLRVRGASQVEHEVFDLDHIDGHGGLIDRAEERLGGLDTALVAHGTLPDQAACASDFTVAEAALRTNFVSAASLLTHLANRFEARRYGAIAVISSVAGDRGRQSNYVYGSAKAALTAFASGMRNRLHAAGVSLVTVKPGFVDTPMTAHVPKGPLFVGPAVVGKGIYRAIMRGRGEVYLPRFWWAIMAIIRSIPEAIFVRLKL
- a CDS encoding FAD-binding oxidoreductase, producing MADHESWGRFPKASQRALPVQWRGDSLPASDATLLPHGLGRSYGDSCLNDGGALLATRGLSRLISFDRAGGVIRCEAGVSLSEILDLVVPAGWFLPVTPGTKFVTVGGAIANDVHGKNHVADGTFGRFVRSLELLRSDGTRLVCSPEQNAEWFQATIGGLGLTGLVTWAEFQLRPIHNPFIEAQTVRFGGLDEFFSLNDESERDYVYTVAWIDILATGKHLGRGIYHRGNHAAPFPDGPPPVRRPRKLTVPFDFPGFLVNPLTVRAFNFAYYNQQLRKVKSANTEFEPFFYPLDKVLRWNRVYGRRGFLQWQCVVPPEAARPILAEIARSREGSPLVVFKTFGSKASPGLLSFPRPGATLAIDFRNRGEKVFALLDRLDALVRESGGAIYPAKDARMSGETFRRSFPKLDEFSRFVDPRFSSSFWRRVDGANGRLSP
- a CDS encoding decaprenyl-phosphate phosphoribosyltransferase; its protein translation is MSMPSVDEGASVQSPVDSQGEARALLTAEVGTRRAGVLRHLGAGMRPHQWVKNGFLFAPLVFAHKLFEPALLLRSVAAFFLYSLMASAVYLGNDVLDVEADRRHPVKRNRPIASGKLPASLAAVVSVVLALGSLTGAALLVPELAGVLLAYLVMNAAYSWRLKKLAYVDVCVIALGFVLRVLAGTVAIGVPPSNWIFLCTFALALFLGFGKRKHELLSAQGSGRDAATTRKALGAYTLANLDIALAGAGALAVVSYFLYTVAPDTLGRFGYLLAYTLPFPAFGIWRFTRLVAHATRASSPTEALITDPPFVLNLAVWMAAVVAIVY
- a CDS encoding HAD family hydrolase → MRSSRPDRNTVLLFDIDGTLVSTGGCGRRAIERAFERAFGRKGEFSFPFDGMTDRAIVRQALMGSGLPADEATIDGFLPVYIATLEEEVAVAPWYRLHHGMREAVETAASRSGFAVGLGTGNVKDGARVKLQRVGIHDAFRFGGFGCDHEERPALIRRGAERGAEQLGVPLSECRVVIIGDTPKDIAAARAMGAESIGVGTGSFGPAQLLACGATHAFRDFSQDGALDALLVG
- a CDS encoding SDR family NAD(P)-dependent oxidoreductase; amino-acid sequence: MSKRLSGKVCIITGTGSGMGREAALTFAREGASVVGCDLQVDAAQATVEAVRADGGTMLSLQPCHLSEPADCQELVDFAIRNFGRIDVLFNNAAKGSFNWIEDISDEEWDRNRRDEVDLVFYLTRAAWPHLKASHGVVVNTASLTALMSFKNLGSLAHTTAKAGIIGMTRQLAMEGREHGIRANSISPGLIETPQIREQMKDPEWASSMLGKTLLGRLGRPEEVAKVALFLASDDSSYVTGIDIVVDGGMKVW